The following are encoded in a window of Pseudomonas graminis genomic DNA:
- a CDS encoding aspartate kinase, with product MALIVQKFGGTSVGSVERIEQVADKVKKFRDAGDDLVVVLSAMSGETNRLIELARQISDQPVPRELDVIVSTGEQVTIALLAMALIKRGVPAVSYTGNQVRILTDSAHNKARILQIDDQKIRADLKAGRVVVVAGFQGVDEDGNITTLGRGGSDTTGVALAAALKADECQIYTDVDGVYTTDPRVVSQAQRLDKITFEEMLEMASLGSKVLQIRAVEFAGKYNVPLRVLHSFKEGPGTLITIDEEESMEQPIISGIAFNRDEAKLTIRGVPDTPGVAFKILGPISGANIEVDMIVQNVSHDNTTDFTFTVHRNDYQAALQVLQNTANEIGAREVIGDTKIAKVSIVGVGMRSHAGVASRMFEALAKESINIQMISTSEIKVSVVIEEKYLELAVRALHTAFELDAPRQGE from the coding sequence ATGGCTTTAATCGTACAAAAGTTTGGCGGCACCTCGGTGGGCTCGGTCGAGCGCATCGAACAGGTGGCCGACAAGGTCAAGAAATTCCGTGATGCGGGCGATGATCTGGTGGTGGTGCTGTCGGCCATGAGCGGCGAAACCAATCGCCTGATCGAACTGGCCCGGCAGATCAGCGATCAACCGGTGCCACGTGAGCTGGACGTCATCGTTTCCACCGGCGAGCAGGTCACCATCGCTCTACTGGCCATGGCGCTGATCAAGCGTGGCGTGCCGGCGGTTTCGTACACCGGCAATCAGGTCCGCATCCTCACCGACAGCGCCCATAACAAGGCGCGTATTCTGCAGATCGACGATCAGAAAATCCGCGCCGACCTGAAGGCCGGTCGTGTGGTGGTGGTCGCCGGATTCCAGGGCGTCGATGAAGACGGCAACATCACGACCCTGGGTCGTGGCGGATCCGACACCACCGGCGTGGCACTGGCCGCGGCCTTGAAAGCCGATGAATGCCAGATCTACACCGACGTCGATGGCGTCTATACGACTGACCCGCGCGTTGTTTCGCAGGCCCAGCGTCTGGACAAGATCACCTTCGAAGAAATGCTGGAGATGGCGAGCCTTGGCTCAAAGGTCCTGCAGATCCGCGCGGTCGAGTTCGCCGGCAAGTACAACGTCCCGCTGCGCGTACTGCACAGCTTCAAGGAGGGTCCAGGCACCCTCATTACCATTGATGAAGAGGAATCCATGGAACAGCCGATCATTTCGGGCATCGCCTTCAACCGCGACGAAGCCAAGCTGACCATCCGTGGCGTGCCAGACACCCCGGGCGTTGCGTTCAAGATTCTCGGTCCCATTAGTGGCGCGAACATCGAAGTCGATATGATCGTGCAGAACGTTTCGCACGATAACACCACCGATTTCACCTTCACCGTTCACCGCAATGATTACCAGGCCGCGCTGCAGGTTCTGCAGAACACCGCCAACGAAATCGGCGCTCGCGAAGTCATTGGCGACACCAAGATCGCCAAGGTTTCCATCGTCGGTGTCGGCATGCGTTCCCATGCCGGGGTTGCCAGCCGCATGTTCGAAGCGCTGGCCAAGGAGAGCATCAACATTCAGATGATCTCGACATCCGAAATCAAGGTCTCGGTGGTGATCGAGGAGAAGTACCTGGAGCTGGCCGTGCGCGCACTGCACACTGCCTTCGAACTCGACGCACCGCGTCAGGGCGAGTAA
- the csrA gene encoding carbon storage regulator CsrA codes for MLILTRRCAESLIIGDGEVTVTVLGVKGNQVRIGVNAPKEVAVHREEIYLRIKKEKDEEPSH; via the coding sequence ATGCTGATTCTGACTCGCCGGTGCGCGGAAAGCCTGATCATTGGTGATGGTGAAGTCACCGTGACCGTGCTCGGCGTAAAAGGCAATCAAGTACGTATTGGGGTCAACGCGCCCAAGGAAGTAGCTGTTCACCGCGAAGAGATTTACCTGCGTATAAAGAAAGAGAAGGACGAAGAACCAAGCCATTAA
- a CDS encoding DUF4124 domain-containing protein, producing the protein MPLNTEKLFITLLLLLPFGAGASTVNRCQDQSGSVTFTTLSCPSGQTTTPQGINPASGMTFTPPPPTSKAEETKDRKSREVVVVGQRDDGCGNILSAEQRRKAIINRQTPTGMSKRDVENLLGRPDKIISRNAEVRYVYEEKKGRSRQVSFDEHGCVKGKR; encoded by the coding sequence ATGCCGCTGAACACTGAAAAGCTCTTCATCACCCTGCTACTGCTTTTGCCATTCGGCGCAGGTGCCTCCACCGTCAATCGCTGCCAGGATCAAAGCGGCAGCGTGACCTTTACCACGCTGAGCTGCCCCAGCGGCCAAACGACAACGCCACAGGGTATCAACCCGGCATCAGGCATGACTTTCACGCCCCCTCCTCCAACTTCAAAAGCTGAGGAGACGAAAGATCGCAAAAGCCGAGAGGTGGTGGTCGTGGGTCAGCGCGATGATGGTTGCGGAAATATCCTGAGCGCAGAGCAGCGCCGCAAGGCAATCATCAATCGGCAGACGCCAACGGGGATGAGCAAACGTGATGTGGAAAATTTGCTCGGACGACCGGACAAGATCATCAGCCGGAACGCTGAAGTCCGATATGTGTATGAGGAAAAGAAGGGACGCAGCCGACAGGTGTCATTCGATGAGCACGGCTGTGTAAAAGGCAAACGCTAG
- the mgtE gene encoding magnesium transporter, giving the protein MTQIEVKKTQESLQDRLAQVIDLLQRQRIVEDLTHRQEGQHQDRVENLVHRQNLVELQRKLDDLHSADVAYILEALPLEDRLTVWQLVKAERDGDILLEVSDSVRETLIADMDDHELLAAAKEMDADELADLAPELPRDVVHELMEALDSQQRERVRSALSYDEEQVGALMDFEMVTIREDVSLEVVLRYLRRLKELPGHTDKLFVVDSDGVLKGVLPIKRLLVNDPEKQVSEVMASDPVSFHPDGDAYEAAQAFERYDLISSPVVDKNGKLIGRLTIDEMVDLIREESETEVLNMAGLREEEDIFASVWRSLRNRWSWLAVNLITAFLASRVIGLFEGSIEKLVALAALMPIVAGIGGNSGNQTITMIVRAMALDQVNTGNTSRLMRKELAVALINGLVWGGVIGIVAYLLYNSWSLGVVMTVAMTLNLLLAALMGVLIPMTLARLGRDPAMGASVMITAMTDSGGFFIFLGLATVFLL; this is encoded by the coding sequence ATGACCCAAATCGAAGTAAAAAAGACGCAGGAAAGCCTTCAGGATCGTCTCGCCCAAGTCATCGACTTGCTGCAGCGTCAGCGCATCGTCGAAGACCTGACACACCGTCAGGAAGGCCAGCACCAGGATCGTGTCGAAAACCTCGTTCACCGGCAGAACCTCGTCGAGCTGCAGCGTAAGCTCGACGATCTGCACTCTGCCGACGTTGCCTACATCCTCGAAGCACTTCCCCTCGAAGACCGTCTGACGGTCTGGCAGCTGGTGAAGGCCGAGCGTGACGGCGACATCCTTCTCGAAGTGTCCGACTCCGTTCGGGAAACCCTGATCGCCGACATGGATGATCATGAGCTGCTGGCCGCCGCCAAGGAAATGGACGCCGACGAGCTCGCCGACCTTGCTCCAGAGCTGCCGCGCGACGTTGTCCACGAGTTGATGGAGGCGCTGGACAGTCAGCAGCGCGAGCGCGTGCGCTCTGCTCTGTCCTACGACGAGGAGCAGGTCGGTGCCCTGATGGACTTCGAGATGGTGACCATCCGTGAGGATGTCAGCCTGGAAGTCGTTCTGCGTTATCTGCGCCGTCTCAAAGAGCTGCCCGGCCACACCGACAAGCTGTTTGTTGTCGATTCCGATGGCGTGCTCAAGGGCGTGCTGCCCATCAAGCGTCTGCTGGTCAACGACCCGGAGAAGCAGGTGTCGGAGGTCATGGCCAGCGACCCGGTGAGCTTCCATCCTGATGGCGATGCATATGAAGCCGCCCAGGCGTTCGAGCGTTACGACTTGATTTCCTCCCCGGTGGTCGACAAGAACGGCAAGCTCATCGGCCGTCTGACCATCGACGAGATGGTCGACCTCATCCGCGAGGAGAGCGAGACCGAAGTGCTCAACATGGCGGGTCTGCGCGAAGAAGAAGACATCTTCGCGTCGGTCTGGCGTTCGCTGCGCAACCGCTGGTCCTGGCTGGCCGTCAACCTGATTACAGCCTTTCTCGCCTCGCGAGTGATCGGTCTCTTCGAAGGCTCCATCGAAAAGCTGGTGGCGCTGGCGGCATTGATGCCGATCGTGGCAGGGATTGGGGGCAACTCGGGCAATCAGACCATCACCATGATCGTTCGGGCCATGGCTCTCGATCAGGTCAACACCGGCAACACCTCACGCCTGATGCGCAAAGAGCTGGCTGTTGCGCTCATCAACGGTCTGGTGTGGGGCGGGGTGATAGGGATCGTTGCTTATCTTCTCTACAACAGTTGGTCCCTTGGGGTGGTGATGACCGTCGCCATGACATTGAATCTGCTATTGGCGGCGTTGATGGGTGTGCTGATCCCGATGACCCTGGCGCGGCTCGGGCGCGATCCGGCCATGGGCGCCAGTGTGATGATCACGGCCATGACCGACAGTGGCGGGTTCTTTATCTTTCTCGGGCTGGCGACTGTGTTTTTGCTTTGA
- a CDS encoding Arc family DNA-binding protein, with translation MSPMKQANYSSRTADKFVVRLPEGMRERIADVAKQHHRSMNSEIIARIEQSLIQEGALGDEPSLRLDSPELSLHERELLQRFRQLAHRQQNALVSLIAHDTSLANDDE, from the coding sequence ATGAGCCCTATGAAACAGGCCAATTATTCCAGTCGCACAGCTGACAAGTTCGTAGTTCGTCTACCGGAAGGCATGCGCGAGCGTATTGCGGACGTCGCCAAACAGCACCACCGCAGCATGAACTCGGAAATCATTGCGCGTATTGAGCAGAGTCTGATTCAAGAAGGCGCGCTGGGTGATGAGCCAAGTCTGCGTCTGGACAGCCCGGAGCTTTCGCTCCACGAACGTGAGCTGTTGCAGCGCTTCCGTCAGTTGGCTCATCGCCAACAAAACGCGCTGGTTTCCCTGATTGCACATGACACTAGCCTGGCAAACGACGACGAATAA
- a CDS encoding PA3371 family protein — protein MSKAAISFLILALMALAADQLLVPSMETMSTLAKAAAGVFASLFVAALFVGRRIKFDPILRQAKP, from the coding sequence ATGTCCAAAGCAGCAATTTCATTCCTGATCCTGGCCCTGATGGCCCTTGCCGCAGACCAGCTACTGGTGCCCTCCATGGAAACCATGAGCACCTTGGCGAAAGCCGCGGCAGGCGTTTTTGCCAGCCTGTTCGTTGCAGCACTGTTCGTAGGGCGCCGCATCAAGTTCGACCCGATCTTGCGGCAAGCCAAGCCCTGA
- a CDS encoding sensor domain-containing diguanylate cyclase yields MPGGEQHPPPSGAFDLLDLGPGRNTAVFRLTLAFMILVLLTFISVEGWRAWRDYNHAYDFARDSVSNLARATAQHAEDAIRQVDILTYALGERVEGDGLANINVPRIHALMVQQSRLMPQLHGLFIYGPDGRWIVTDKDITPETANNADRDYFNYHRTHTDHRVRISNVVKSRSTGELIIPVSRRLNNPDGSFAGVLLGTIKLSYFMDYYGDFKIDDRGALVLAMRDGTILIRRPFMDSMVGQSLADSEIFKRYLPTADEGVAEVKAIVDGTYRLYAYRALSSYPLVVEAGLSRESFVGPWRRDLFKSGLVLLVLVAGFIGFAFIVLTQLRRRMAMESEIRLAHQAVKDMALTDSLTGLGNRRRLDMALHSEIGRAKRQRYPLALIMLDIDYFKRFNDRYGHGAGDDCLQQVAQAISGVLKRPADLAVRYGGEEFTILLPDTDIHGAGRLAEDILQAIRGLALEHADHPEQIVTASAGVTARFPAQEDTTPAGMIKAADAYLYYAKNNGRNRWYADQHAQASTQA; encoded by the coding sequence ATGCCAGGAGGCGAACAGCATCCACCGCCGTCAGGCGCCTTCGATCTGCTGGACCTGGGCCCGGGGCGCAACACGGCGGTGTTTCGCCTGACCCTTGCGTTCATGATTCTGGTGCTGCTGACGTTCATCTCGGTCGAGGGGTGGCGCGCCTGGCGCGACTACAACCACGCGTACGACTTCGCCCGGGACTCGGTCAGCAATCTGGCCCGTGCCACGGCGCAGCACGCTGAGGACGCCATCAGGCAGGTCGACATCCTGACCTACGCTCTGGGTGAGCGGGTCGAAGGCGACGGCCTGGCCAATATCAACGTTCCGCGCATTCACGCCCTGATGGTACAGCAATCGAGGCTCATGCCTCAGCTCCACGGGCTGTTCATCTACGGCCCCGACGGTCGATGGATCGTCACGGACAAAGACATCACCCCGGAGACTGCAAACAATGCAGACCGAGATTACTTTAACTATCACCGGACCCATACCGATCACCGTGTGCGCATCAGCAACGTGGTCAAGAGCCGGTCCACCGGCGAGCTGATTATCCCGGTCTCCCGACGGCTGAATAACCCGGACGGTTCGTTCGCGGGCGTGCTGCTGGGAACCATCAAGCTCAGCTACTTCATGGATTACTACGGCGACTTCAAAATTGATGATCGTGGTGCGCTGGTCCTGGCGATGCGCGACGGCACTATCCTGATCAGGCGCCCTTTCATGGATTCGATGGTGGGGCAAAGCCTGGCCGACAGCGAGATATTCAAACGCTACCTGCCGACCGCCGACGAAGGGGTCGCGGAAGTCAAAGCCATCGTGGACGGCACGTACCGGCTGTACGCTTACCGCGCCCTGTCCAGCTACCCGCTGGTGGTCGAAGCGGGGCTGTCGAGAGAATCCTTCGTAGGGCCGTGGCGTCGCGACCTGTTCAAGTCCGGACTCGTGCTGTTGGTTCTGGTTGCCGGGTTTATCGGATTTGCCTTCATCGTACTCACTCAGTTGCGCCGCCGCATGGCCATGGAAAGTGAAATACGCCTCGCCCACCAGGCGGTCAAAGACATGGCACTGACCGACAGCCTGACCGGGCTGGGCAACCGGCGGCGCCTCGACATGGCACTCCACAGCGAAATCGGGCGCGCGAAACGTCAGCGCTACCCACTTGCCCTGATCATGCTCGACATCGATTACTTCAAACGCTTCAACGACCGCTACGGCCACGGCGCGGGTGACGACTGCCTCCAGCAGGTCGCTCAGGCCATCAGCGGCGTGCTGAAACGCCCTGCGGACCTCGCCGTTCGTTACGGTGGCGAGGAATTCACGATATTGCTCCCGGACACCGACATCCACGGTGCAGGGCGTCTTGCGGAGGACATCCTGCAGGCCATCCGTGGACTCGCGCTGGAACATGCCGATCATCCTGAGCAAATCGTCACCGCAAGCGCTGGCGTCACAGCCAGGTTTCCTGCGCAGGAAGACACGACCCCCGCCGGCATGATCAAAGCGGCGGATGCCTATCTCTACTACGCGAAAAATAATGGTCGCAATCGCTGGTATGCAGATCAGCACGCTCAAGCGAGCACGCAGGCATGA
- a CDS encoding chemotaxis protein CheB has product MDATNTHVLRDVVVIAGSRGATEALRHLLAKLPADFSAAVLIVIHTLPSGPDYMASVLGRYSTLPVGYGEEGEPVLPGRVYLAPPDRHLEIVSPGIIHLDDGPKLHLARPAADRLFTTAAEVFRERVISLVLSGGDSDGAEGAVAVKNAGGLSFVQRPEEAPVPSMPIETMRKTILSPQLSAEEMADALIKAVGSVHS; this is encoded by the coding sequence ATGGACGCCACAAATACACACGTGCTGAGGGACGTCGTCGTCATCGCAGGTTCACGAGGCGCGACCGAAGCCCTGCGGCACCTGCTCGCCAAGCTGCCAGCGGATTTCTCCGCTGCAGTGCTCATCGTGATTCACACGCTCCCCTCAGGTCCGGACTACATGGCCTCAGTGCTCGGTCGCTACTCGACGCTGCCTGTAGGCTATGGTGAGGAAGGCGAGCCGGTGCTGCCTGGCCGTGTGTACCTCGCCCCTCCTGACCGGCATCTGGAAATCGTCTCCCCCGGGATCATTCATCTCGACGACGGACCCAAGCTGCACCTCGCACGTCCTGCCGCCGATCGCCTGTTCACCACTGCTGCCGAGGTTTTTCGCGAGCGAGTGATCAGTCTGGTGCTGTCAGGCGGCGACTCCGATGGTGCGGAGGGTGCGGTAGCGGTCAAGAACGCCGGCGGATTGAGTTTTGTCCAGCGCCCCGAGGAGGCGCCGGTGCCCAGCATGCCGATCGAGACGATGCGAAAAACCATATTGAGCCCTCAACTGAGTGCGGAAGAAATGGCAGACGCGCTGATCAAAGCGGTCGGCAGCGTCCACAGCTGA
- the mqo gene encoding malate dehydrogenase (quinone) — translation MFKKTSTALLGLAISATFLQAHGAESKKVDVLLIGGGIMSSTLGVWLNELEPSWSMEMVERLDAVAEESSNGWNNAGTGHSGLAELNYTPEDKDGKVNISKAIEINEAFQVTRQFLSWQVRQSVLKNPPSFINTTPHMSFVWGDDNIKFLKKRYDALQASPLFRPMQYSEDPAQIAKWVPLMMEGRDPSQKLATTWTPIGTDVNWGEVTRQYVSYLQTRPNFDLKLSSEVNDITRNDDGSWHVEYKNLKDGTTTGTDAKFLFIGAGGGALKLLQKSGIPEAQEYAGFPVGGSFLVTENPTVAMQHMAKAYGIASTGAPPMSVPHLDTRVLDGKRVILFGPFATFSTKFLKEGSYFDLFSSMTTHNFWPMTKVGIEQYPLVEYLAGQLMLSDDDRFKALQEYFPHAKKEDWRLWQAGQRVQIIKRDADKGGVLKLGTEVVSSQDGTIAALLGASPGASTAAPIMLNVLEKLFKTQVATPEWQAKIHQIVPSYGTKLNESPAAVQQEWNYTAEVLQLGKPPVLDPSVGTSTAAPGKPAESKPASDMAL, via the coding sequence ATGTTCAAGAAAACGAGCACCGCTCTACTGGGCCTCGCGATTTCGGCCACCTTCCTGCAAGCCCACGGCGCAGAAAGCAAAAAAGTCGATGTACTGCTGATCGGCGGCGGCATCATGAGTTCGACCCTGGGCGTCTGGCTCAATGAACTCGAGCCGAGCTGGTCGATGGAAATGGTCGAGCGTCTTGATGCGGTCGCCGAAGAAAGCTCCAACGGCTGGAACAACGCAGGCACCGGTCACTCCGGCCTCGCCGAGCTGAACTACACGCCTGAAGACAAAGACGGCAAGGTCAACATCTCCAAAGCCATCGAAATCAACGAAGCCTTCCAGGTTACCCGTCAGTTCCTGTCATGGCAGGTCCGCCAGAGCGTCCTGAAGAACCCGCCTTCGTTCATCAACACCACACCGCACATGAGCTTCGTGTGGGGCGATGACAACATCAAGTTCCTGAAAAAGCGTTATGACGCGCTGCAAGCCAGCCCGCTGTTCCGCCCGATGCAGTACTCCGAAGACCCGGCGCAGATCGCCAAGTGGGTCCCGCTGATGATGGAAGGCCGTGATCCTTCGCAGAAGCTGGCGACCACTTGGACGCCAATCGGCACCGACGTCAACTGGGGTGAAGTGACCCGCCAGTACGTGTCGTACCTGCAGACTCGCCCGAACTTCGACTTGAAGCTGTCCAGCGAAGTCAACGACATCACCCGCAACGACGACGGCTCGTGGCACGTCGAATACAAGAACCTGAAAGACGGCACTACCACCGGTACCGACGCCAAGTTCCTGTTCATCGGTGCAGGCGGCGGCGCGTTGAAGCTGTTGCAGAAATCCGGCATTCCCGAAGCCCAGGAGTACGCAGGCTTCCCGGTTGGCGGTTCGTTCCTGGTGACCGAGAACCCGACCGTTGCCATGCAGCACATGGCCAAGGCCTACGGCATCGCCTCCACCGGCGCGCCGCCCATGTCGGTTCCGCACCTGGACACCCGCGTGCTCGACGGCAAGCGCGTGATTCTGTTTGGCCCGTTCGCCACCTTCTCCACCAAGTTCCTGAAAGAAGGTTCGTACTTCGACCTGTTCAGCAGCATGACCACCCACAACTTTTGGCCGATGACCAAAGTGGGCATCGAGCAGTACCCGCTGGTCGAGTACCTCGCCGGTCAGTTGATGCTGTCTGACGACGACCGTTTCAAGGCGTTGCAGGAATACTTTCCGCACGCCAAGAAAGAAGACTGGCGCCTGTGGCAAGCCGGTCAGCGCGTGCAGATCATCAAGCGTGACGCGGACAAGGGCGGCGTGCTGAAACTGGGCACCGAAGTCGTTTCCTCCCAGGACGGCACCATCGCTGCCCTGCTGGGCGCATCGCCAGGCGCGTCGACCGCTGCACCGATCATGCTCAACGTCCTGGAAAAGCTCTTCAAAACCCAGGTCGCGACGCCTGAGTGGCAAGCGAAGATCCATCAGATTGTGCCGAGCTATGGCACCAAGCTGAATGAATCGCCAGCCGCCGTTCAGCAGGAGTGGAACTACACCGCCGAAGTGCTGCAACTGGGCAAGCCGCCGGTGCTCGATCCGAGCGTCGGCACCAGCACTGCTGCGCCGGGCAAGCCTGCTGAAAGCAAGCCCGCCAGCGACATGGCGCTGTAA
- a CDS encoding methyl-accepting chemotaxis protein, whose protein sequence is MSWLTDLKLKTKLLSAFCLCALITVVVGVLGQSGISRLYELFENTVSDNLVSIAKVDSVKANVIATNRDFFKAIGLSALKANPDDINAAIQSLKENQAQAETDFKAYRSTPLDPDEKAAGDDFERDWAAYISAALNALSVAQSGDLEQASKLAATSVTPSYRKTMGELKLMIESNMRQANEQAQAGVETDKQVTWTLIIGSLIAVVCAITLGLIVTRMITRPIYQSVASATRVAAGDLSQSIQGGGQDETGQLLKALSNMQGSLKGTVQQIATASDQLASAAEELTMVTDDSTRGLMRQNDEIQQAATAVNEMTAAVEEVARNAASASQVSAQTSEDAIKGQQQVQQAVTAMNTMTVEITDSTQRVEALAGQIRDITKVLDVIRGIAEQTNLLALNAAIEAARAGEQGRGFAVVADEVRALAHRTQTSTGEIESMITKVRNGADEAVQAMGKSQAIAVHTQSLATEAGRALERISEGVSQMNERNLVIASAAEEQAQVAREVDRNLVNIQDLSTQTAAGANQTSASSQALSRLAVSFHAMVGKFTL, encoded by the coding sequence ATGTCCTGGCTGACCGACCTGAAATTGAAGACCAAGCTCCTTTCGGCTTTCTGCCTGTGTGCGCTGATCACCGTGGTCGTGGGCGTGCTGGGTCAGAGCGGTATCTCGCGGCTTTACGAGCTGTTTGAAAACACGGTAAGCGACAATCTGGTATCGATCGCCAAAGTCGATTCGGTGAAGGCCAACGTCATCGCCACCAACCGCGACTTTTTCAAGGCCATCGGACTGAGCGCCCTCAAGGCCAACCCGGACGACATCAACGCGGCGATCCAGTCACTGAAAGAAAATCAGGCCCAGGCCGAGACCGACTTCAAGGCCTATCGCTCAACGCCGCTTGATCCGGATGAAAAAGCCGCAGGCGATGACTTCGAACGCGACTGGGCCGCTTACATCAGCGCCGCCCTCAATGCGCTGTCTGTGGCGCAGAGCGGCGACCTGGAGCAAGCCAGCAAACTGGCGGCCACCAGCGTGACGCCCAGCTATCGCAAGACCATGGGTGAACTGAAACTCATGATCGAATCCAACATGCGTCAGGCCAACGAACAGGCACAGGCGGGGGTTGAAACGGACAAGCAGGTCACTTGGACGCTGATCATCGGTTCGTTGATCGCGGTGGTGTGCGCAATCACGTTGGGGCTGATCGTCACGCGAATGATCACCCGGCCTATTTACCAATCGGTGGCCAGCGCCACCCGGGTGGCGGCGGGTGATTTGAGTCAGTCCATCCAGGGTGGCGGCCAGGATGAAACCGGTCAGTTGCTCAAGGCGCTGTCCAACATGCAGGGCAGCCTCAAAGGCACGGTTCAGCAGATCGCCACCGCGTCGGACCAACTGGCGTCCGCCGCTGAAGAACTGACCATGGTCACTGACGACAGCACCCGCGGGCTCATGCGTCAGAACGATGAAATCCAGCAAGCCGCCACGGCCGTCAACGAGATGACCGCTGCGGTGGAAGAAGTGGCGCGCAACGCCGCCAGCGCGTCGCAGGTGTCTGCGCAGACCTCCGAAGATGCCATCAAGGGCCAGCAACAAGTGCAACAGGCTGTCACCGCGATGAACACCATGACCGTGGAAATCACCGACTCGACCCAACGCGTCGAAGCGCTGGCCGGGCAGATCCGCGACATCACAAAAGTGCTCGACGTGATCCGCGGGATCGCCGAGCAGACCAACCTGCTGGCGCTCAATGCCGCCATCGAAGCCGCCCGCGCCGGCGAGCAGGGCCGAGGCTTTGCGGTGGTGGCGGACGAAGTACGTGCCCTCGCCCACCGCACTCAGACCTCCACCGGCGAAATCGAGTCGATGATCACCAAGGTGCGCAATGGCGCCGACGAAGCCGTACAGGCCATGGGCAAGAGTCAGGCAATCGCCGTGCACACTCAGTCGCTGGCGACCGAGGCCGGCCGCGCACTGGAACGCATCAGCGAAGGCGTCAGCCAGATGAACGAACGCAACCTGGTCATCGCCAGCGCCGCGGAAGAGCAGGCGCAAGTGGCTCGCGAAGTAGACCGCAATCTGGTGAACATCCAGGACCTGTCGACGCAGACCGCCGCGGGTGCCAACCAGACCAGCGCGTCGAGTCAGGCGCTGTCGCGACTGGCCGTGTCATTCCACGCCATGGTGGGCAAATTCACCCTGTAA